The Kribbella jejuensis region ATGAGGGCGTCGGCGGCTAGGGAGGCGGCGGGGCCTGTGGGGACGGCTACTGAGACTTGCCAGTCGGAAGCTGTGCCGGGGGCGAGGGAGACGGTGACGTGGTCGCCTCGTTTGGCGGCGATGCGTTCGGGGACCAGGGCGACGCCCAGGTCGTGAGCGACCAGCGCTAGCAGGGTGTGTACGTCGTTCACCTCGATCGTGACGGGGTGCGCGACGCCTGCCGTGGCGAAGGCGCGGTCCGAAATCGAGCGGGCGCCCCAGGTCGGGTCGAAGTCGACGAACGACTCCCCCGCCAGGTCGTCGAGCGTGACGCCGGTCGCCCTCGCGAGGCGGTGGTCCGGCGAACAGACGAGGACCATGGACTCGCGGGACAGCGGGCGCAGGTCGAGGCCGTCGACCGGGTCGCCGGCGGTCGCGACGAAGGCGACGTCAAGGCGGCCGGAGGCGACTTCGTCGAGCATGGGCGTGGAGCCCGCCTGACGGACCTCGATCTCGACTCCTGGATACGCGGACCGGAACTTGGCGAGCAGCGCCGGTACGTCGACCACGCCGAGGCACTGCTCCAACCCTACCGTGAGGTGACCGCGGAGCAGGCCCTGTACCGCGGCAACCGCATCCTTGGCGGCTTCGGCTGCGGCGAGCGTACGGCGACCCTCGCAGAGCAGGGCGCGTCCCGCCTCGGTCAGCTCGACGCTCCGGGTGTTCCGCACGAACAGGGAGGCCCGAAGCTCGCGCTCGAGCGCCCGGATCGACGCCGACAACCCCGACTGCGAAATCGACATCGCCTCGGCCGCGCGCGTGAAGTGCTTCTGCTCAGCGACCGCCACGAAGTGTTCCAAGTGCCTCAGCTCCATGACTAAGAACTGTAGTCGATCGAACCCAGTCGATTCTGCGGCGCCGCATGTTGGCGCAGACCGCTGGCTCTTCGAGCGGATCGCCAGGCCGTCACAATGACGCGGATGTGCCAACGCCAGGCGGCCAACGCGGCCAGCAGCACAATCGTGATGGCCTGGCGATCCGCGTTCAGCTGATGCCGCGGCGGATCCTGCCCAAATCACCAGCCAGAGCCGACACCGGGGCGAC contains the following coding sequences:
- a CDS encoding LysR family transcriptional regulator encodes the protein MELRHLEHFVAVAEQKHFTRAAEAMSISQSGLSASIRALERELRASLFVRNTRSVELTEAGRALLCEGRRTLAAAEAAKDAVAAVQGLLRGHLTVGLEQCLGVVDVPALLAKFRSAYPGVEIEVRQAGSTPMLDEVASGRLDVAFVATAGDPVDGLDLRPLSRESMVLVCSPDHRLARATGVTLDDLAGESFVDFDPTWGARSISDRAFATAGVAHPVTIEVNDVHTLLALVAHDLGVALVPERIAAKRGDHVTVSLAPGTASDWQVSVAVPTGPAASLAADALIGMLPTTAVHA